The segment GAAAGCTCGTGCCCGCGAAAAGGAGTTTCCTCATATGTCTTTAACAGATACCCAAGTCTACGTAGCGCTCGTAGTTGCTTTGATTCCCGGAATCTTGGCTTTCCGGCTGTCAACAGAACTGTACAAGTAGTTCGAGACACCAGTAGCTAACCGCAGCCTCGCCTGTCCGAGTAGTTAAATCTGGAAATTGCAGACAATTGCTGCCTTTGTGCAGTAGATTGTTTGTGGTCAACAAGAGGATACTGCAAGGGCAGGCATTTTTATTGACAAATTCCTTCTTCAGGTGTCACCCTGTCTCCTAAATTAGGGATGCGGACACCCTGACGAACAGGGGCGTGCGTGCGTTAAACTCAGAATTTTGTGTTTTGTACTCAAAA is part of the Microcoleus sp. bin38.metabat.b11b12b14.051 genome and harbors:
- the psaM gene encoding photosystem I reaction center subunit XII, with translation MSLTDTQVYVALVVALIPGILAFRLSTELYK